Proteins encoded in a region of the Clostridium beijerinckii genome:
- the rimM gene encoding ribosome maturation factor RimM (Essential for efficient processing of 16S rRNA): MGNLFKIGQIINTHGIKGEVKVYPLTEDVNKFKRLKTVLVGGEEKEILGVKFQKDRVILKIEGIDSMNDAETYKQKYIEIPRENEPELPSDTYYVSDLKECTIYDTNEKEIGRIFDVISTPNNDVYWIKEPKELLIPVLRDIVLDIDINLKKIIIKPVGEWQDED, translated from the coding sequence GTGGGAAATTTATTTAAAATTGGTCAGATTATAAATACACATGGAATTAAAGGCGAAGTTAAAGTGTATCCTCTAACAGAAGATGTAAATAAATTTAAACGTCTAAAAACTGTTTTAGTAGGTGGAGAGGAAAAGGAAATACTAGGAGTTAAATTCCAAAAAGATAGAGTTATACTAAAAATTGAAGGTATAGACTCTATGAATGATGCTGAAACTTACAAGCAAAAATATATTGAAATACCACGCGAAAATGAGCCAGAACTTCCATCTGACACATATTATGTTTCTGATTTAAAAGAATGTACTATATATGATACTAATGAAAAAGAAATTGGAAGAATTTTCGATGTAATAAGCACTCCTAACAATGATGTATATTGGATTAAGGAACCTAAGGAACTATTAATACCAGTTCTTAGAGATATAGTTCTAGATATAGATATAAACTTGAAAAAAATCATTATTAAGCCAGTAGGTGAATGGCAAGATGAAGATTAG
- the trmD gene encoding tRNA (guanosine(37)-N1)-methyltransferase TrmD, with protein MKISILTLFPEMFSIFDHSIIGRARENNIVDLETLNIRDYTLNKHKKVDDYPYGGGAGMVMAPQPIVDTIRDAKLSNKGKVVFLGPRGKTFNQEIAKELSKEEGLIFLCGHYEGIDERVYKHIDMEISLGDFVLTGGEMAAIPVIDCILRLIPGVLGKEESFMEESFYNGLLEYPQYTRPEEFEGDKVPEILLSGHHENIRKWRRLKSLEVTKKIRPDLYKKITLTKEDIKILKNNNNK; from the coding sequence ATGAAGATTAGCATATTAACGTTATTTCCAGAAATGTTTTCTATTTTCGATCATAGTATAATAGGAAGAGCAAGAGAAAACAACATAGTAGATTTAGAAACGCTAAACATAAGAGATTATACGTTAAACAAACATAAAAAAGTCGATGATTATCCTTATGGGGGCGGTGCTGGAATGGTTATGGCACCTCAGCCTATAGTTGATACTATAAGGGACGCAAAGTTAAGTAATAAAGGGAAGGTTGTTTTCTTAGGGCCGAGAGGAAAAACTTTCAACCAAGAGATTGCTAAAGAGCTTTCTAAGGAAGAAGGACTAATATTTTTATGTGGACATTATGAAGGAATAGATGAAAGAGTTTATAAGCATATAGATATGGAAATTTCACTTGGAGATTTTGTGCTGACTGGCGGAGAGATGGCTGCAATTCCGGTGATTGATTGTATATTAAGATTAATTCCAGGTGTTTTGGGAAAAGAAGAGAGTTTTATGGAAGAGTCATTTTATAATGGACTTTTAGAATATCCACAATACACTAGACCAGAAGAGTTTGAAGGAGATAAGGTGCCTGAAATTCTGTTATCTGGGCATCATGAAAATATAAGAAAATGGAGAAGACTTAAGTCTCTTGAGGTAACAAAGAAGATTAGACCCGATTTATATAAGAAAATTACATTAACCAAAGAAGATATTAAAATATTAAAAAATAACAATAATAAATAA
- the rplS gene encoding 50S ribosomal protein L19 has protein sequence MNEIIRAIEAEQIRTDLPKFAIGDTIKVYVKIQEGNKERIQMFEGTVIKKQNGGLRETFTVRRVAYGTGVERTFPMNAPIIDKIEIARKGKVRRAKLYYLRDRVGKAAKVKELLTR, from the coding sequence ATGAACGAAATAATAAGAGCTATAGAAGCTGAACAAATCAGAACTGACTTACCTAAATTTGCTATCGGGGATACTATAAAGGTATACGTTAAGATTCAAGAAGGTAACAAAGAAAGAATTCAAATGTTCGAAGGTACTGTTATCAAAAAACAAAATGGTGGTTTAAGAGAAACTTTCACTGTAAGAAGAGTTGCTTACGGAACTGGAGTTGAAAGAACATTCCCAATGAATGCACCAATCATCGACAAAATTGAAATCGCTAGAAAAGGTAAAGTTAGAAGAGCTAAACTTTACTACTTAAGAGATAGAGTTGGTAAGGCTGCTAAAGTTAAAGAATTATTAACTAGATAG
- the ylqF gene encoding ribosome biogenesis GTPase YlqF, translating to MAINWFPGHMKKTQREIKENLKLVDAVIEIRDARIPRSSANPDIEKLLEGKPRIILLNKSDLTDGRVTKEWINYLTKDDVKVLEVNCLKGDGLKNIKPTLLTLLKEKHDRLKAKGMVNITMRVMVVGIPNVGKSTFINKMARNNIAKTGDRPGVTKSKQWIKTGMGIEMLDTPGVLWPRFEDDETALNLAFTGAIKDEIMDIEELALKLVERLQSNYEEKLKERYKLKEVFENPLDTLDAIGKKRGTLISGGQIDYNRIAVILLDEFRGGKMGNITLERPTEENDTV from the coding sequence ATGGCAATTAATTGGTTTCCGGGACATATGAAAAAAACTCAAAGAGAAATTAAAGAAAACTTGAAATTGGTAGATGCTGTAATTGAAATAAGAGATGCAAGAATTCCAAGAAGTTCTGCGAATCCTGATATTGAAAAATTGTTAGAGGGAAAACCAAGAATTATACTTTTAAATAAGAGTGATTTAACCGATGGTAGAGTTACAAAAGAGTGGATAAATTATTTAACTAAAGATGATGTTAAAGTATTAGAGGTTAATTGTTTAAAAGGTGATGGACTTAAGAATATAAAGCCTACATTGCTAACATTACTTAAGGAAAAGCATGATAGATTAAAGGCAAAAGGTATGGTTAACATAACAATGAGAGTAATGGTTGTTGGAATACCTAACGTAGGCAAATCTACATTTATCAATAAAATGGCTAGAAATAATATAGCTAAAACAGGTGATAGGCCAGGAGTTACTAAGAGCAAACAATGGATTAAAACAGGAATGGGGATTGAAATGCTAGATACCCCAGGAGTGTTATGGCCTAGATTTGAAGATGATGAAACAGCTTTGAATTTAGCTTTTACTGGTGCTATAAAAGATGAAATAATGGATATAGAAGAATTAGCTTTGAAACTTGTTGAAAGATTACAAAGTAATTATGAAGAGAAATTAAAAGAAAGATATAAACTTAAAGAAGTTTTTGAAAATCCATTAGATACATTAGATGCTATAGGCAAAAAAAGAGGTACTTTAATTTCTGGAGGACAAATTGACTATAATAGAATAGCTGTTATACTACTTGACGAATTCAGGGGAGGAAAAATGGGCAATATCACATTGGAGCGCCCAACAGAAGAAAATGATACAGTTTAA
- a CDS encoding ribonuclease HII, which translates to MIQFNEDIRSLSFAEIKEEIHKLSIVDLSRNGEHTKVINWLEEDKRKNVLSLKKKIEKDLESYLNEVKRVKTMYEFDKSFGSYRYIAGVDEVGRGPLAGPIVACSVILDLNVLEKDLILYINDSKKVKEHKREELSEIIKEKALSYQIAVSSNKEIDEKGIAFANNKVFLESCNALSIKPDLVLSDGYLIKNIGIENKSVIKGDTKSASIAAASIVAKVYRDKLMKEYAKKYPHYDFENNVGYGTSKHIEGLKKYGKSDIHRNSFLTKLL; encoded by the coding sequence ATGATACAGTTTAATGAAGATATAAGATCACTATCATTTGCGGAAATTAAGGAAGAAATACATAAGTTATCTATAGTTGATTTATCTAGAAATGGTGAACATACAAAAGTTATAAACTGGCTAGAAGAAGATAAAAGGAAAAATGTATTATCACTTAAGAAAAAGATTGAGAAAGATTTAGAATCATATTTAAATGAAGTTAAAAGAGTCAAAACAATGTATGAGTTTGATAAATCATTTGGAAGTTATCGATATATAGCTGGTGTAGATGAAGTTGGTAGAGGACCTCTTGCGGGTCCTATCGTAGCTTGTAGTGTTATTCTTGATTTAAATGTTTTAGAAAAAGATTTAATCTTATATATAAATGATTCAAAAAAAGTAAAAGAGCATAAAAGGGAAGAACTTTCTGAAATAATAAAAGAAAAGGCATTAAGTTACCAAATAGCAGTTTCTTCTAATAAAGAAATTGATGAAAAAGGAATAGCTTTTGCAAATAATAAAGTGTTTTTAGAAAGTTGTAATGCACTTAGTATAAAACCAGATTTAGTATTATCTGATGGCTATTTAATTAAGAACATTGGTATAGAGAATAAATCTGTTATAAAAGGTGATACAAAAAGTGCTAGTATTGCTGCAGCATCAATTGTAGCAAAAGTGTATAGAGATAAGCTGATGAAAGAATATGCTAAGAAATACCCACATTATGACTTTGAAAATAATGTCGGATATGGTACATCAAAACATATAGAAGGTCTAAAAAAATACGGAAAAAGCGACATTCATAGAAATAGTTTTTTAACAAAATTATTGTAA
- a CDS encoding YraN family protein produces MKKINKDIGDFSEDLAKKYLEKNDYNILDCNFKNFLGEIDIICKKNNLLIIVEVKSRYNNNYGLPRESVNFSKQKSIIKVANSYINYKRLPNINVRFDVIEVYLNLESTNFKINHIKDAFRLN; encoded by the coding sequence GTGAAAAAAATAAATAAAGATATAGGTGATTTTAGCGAAGATTTAGCCAAGAAATATTTAGAAAAGAATGATTATAATATTTTGGATTGTAATTTCAAAAACTTTTTAGGTGAAATTGATATTATATGCAAAAAGAATAATTTATTAATTATTGTGGAAGTTAAGAGTAGATATAACAATAATTATGGATTGCCAAGAGAATCTGTTAATTTTTCAAAACAAAAGTCCATAATAAAAGTTGCAAATTCTTATATTAACTATAAAAGATTACCTAATATTAATGTTAGATTTGATGTCATTGAAGTTTATCTAAATTTAGAAAGTACAAATTTTAAAATAAACCATATAAAGGATGCTTTTAGACTTAACTAA
- a CDS encoding YifB family Mg chelatase-like AAA ATPase, whose product MAVKIISATHNGLEGFLIKVEVDISKGLPVFNIVGLPDTSVKEAKERVRAAILNCGFEFPLGRITINLAPADVRKIGSLLDLPIAIGILMESNQICRKNLEEYIIFGELSLFGELKGVKGTIPIIIEGARKEIRKFIFPYENLEESYYFKNVEYYPLKNLKEVVSHITYEDMLPYEMESDEREEEILDSLDYGDIIGQYSSKRALEIAAAGKHNIILYGEPGCGKTMLAKALISILPSLSQEELIEIAKIYSACGLMTKISHISRPFRAPHHTTTRIALIGGGKEIRPGEITLAHNGVLFLDEILEFKKDVLESLREPLEEKNVNINRLSGSYQMPADFLLIGAFNPVENNEDKDLNDSKYYLNTKITKYSKKFSSALLDRIDILNYVPRLNYDEIENKKDSYDSKIMKENVLRARDIQKLRFKNTAYKYNSDIKGKDIFEICRVNKKCSELLKKYYNTSSVSLRGYGKVIKLARTIADIDNQKDILEFHILEAFSYRKNINGEIM is encoded by the coding sequence ATGGCAGTAAAAATAATTAGTGCAACGCACAATGGATTAGAAGGTTTTTTAATAAAAGTAGAGGTAGATATATCTAAGGGTTTACCGGTGTTTAATATTGTGGGGCTCCCAGATACTTCTGTAAAAGAAGCAAAAGAAAGAGTTAGAGCCGCAATATTAAACTGTGGGTTTGAATTTCCGTTAGGAAGAATTACTATTAACTTAGCTCCAGCAGATGTAAGAAAAATTGGATCTCTTTTAGATTTGCCAATTGCAATTGGTATATTAATGGAATCAAATCAAATTTGCAGAAAGAATTTGGAGGAGTATATTATATTCGGAGAATTATCCTTATTTGGTGAGCTTAAAGGGGTAAAAGGTACTATACCTATAATAATTGAAGGTGCAAGGAAGGAAATTAGAAAATTTATCTTTCCTTATGAAAACTTAGAAGAAAGTTATTATTTCAAGAATGTTGAATATTACCCATTAAAAAATTTAAAAGAAGTAGTCTCGCACATTACATATGAAGATATGCTCCCTTATGAGATGGAGAGCGATGAAAGAGAAGAAGAAATACTAGATTCACTAGATTATGGGGATATTATAGGACAATATTCTTCTAAAAGAGCATTAGAGATTGCGGCAGCTGGAAAACACAATATAATTCTTTATGGAGAGCCAGGATGTGGTAAAACAATGCTTGCAAAAGCATTAATTTCAATTTTACCATCCTTGTCTCAAGAGGAATTAATAGAAATTGCAAAAATATATAGTGCATGCGGCCTTATGACAAAGATTTCTCATATTAGCAGACCTTTCAGAGCTCCACATCATACAACTACAAGAATAGCCTTAATTGGCGGAGGAAAAGAAATAAGGCCTGGAGAAATAACTCTTGCACATAATGGTGTATTATTTTTAGATGAAATTTTGGAGTTTAAGAAGGATGTTCTTGAATCTCTAAGAGAACCTCTTGAAGAAAAAAATGTGAATATTAATAGGCTTAGTGGAAGTTATCAAATGCCTGCTGATTTTCTTCTAATCGGGGCCTTTAATCCAGTAGAAAACAATGAGGATAAAGATTTAAATGATAGCAAATATTATTTAAATACTAAAATTACTAAATATTCTAAGAAATTTTCAAGTGCTTTGCTAGATAGAATTGATATATTAAATTATGTGCCTAGACTCAATTATGATGAGATAGAAAACAAAAAAGATTCGTACGATTCAAAAATTATGAAAGAAAATGTACTTAGAGCCAGAGATATACAAAAACTGAGATTTAAGAATACGGCTTACAAATATAATTCAGATATAAAAGGAAAGGACATTTTTGAAATTTGCAGGGTTAATAAGAAATGTTCAGAGCTTCTAAAAAAATATTATAATACATCAAGCGTATCGTTAAGAGGTTATGGGAAGGTAATAAAATTGGCAAGAACTATAGCGGATATAGATAATCAAAAGGATATTTTAGAGTTTCATATTCTAGAAGCTTTTAGCTATAGGAAAAATATTAATGGAGAAATTATGTAG
- the dprA gene encoding DNA-processing protein DprA, with protein MDYELWLILIDITSFQKIKLINKYKTAENVYNNFEEILKENETISKKLKNFQKDDLCYEVLKLEETLYKKNIGYITYSNPLYKEKLSGILNPPYFLFYMGNIDIINNKSIGVVGARKCSNYGLTVTKLLTKELITNNITLISGGARGIDSIAHKTALENDGYNICVLGCGIDRAYPSENKMLFSKIAEKGVVISEFLLGTAPLRENFPKRNRIISGLSEGVIVIEASEKSGSLITARLAQQQEKKVIAVPGSILYAGASGSNKLIRDGASICTDIEDLRVLLSLEHVEIQPMNFTPEKSEILELITDSPIHIDDIFKNTSVDRGALYALLFEMQIKSEIICLPGNYYVKTI; from the coding sequence ATGGATTATGAATTATGGTTAATACTTATTGATATTACAAGTTTTCAAAAAATAAAATTAATAAATAAATATAAAACAGCAGAAAATGTATATAATAATTTTGAGGAGATATTAAAAGAAAATGAAACAATATCTAAAAAATTAAAAAATTTTCAAAAAGATGATTTATGCTATGAAGTTTTAAAATTAGAAGAAACATTATATAAAAAAAATATAGGATATATAACATACTCTAATCCTTTATATAAAGAGAAATTGAGCGGGATTTTAAATCCTCCTTATTTCCTTTTTTATATGGGAAATATAGACATTATAAATAATAAATCTATAGGTGTAGTAGGGGCAAGAAAATGCTCAAATTATGGACTAACTGTAACAAAACTCTTGACAAAGGAGCTTATTACTAATAATATAACGCTTATAAGCGGAGGTGCAAGAGGAATTGATTCGATTGCACATAAAACAGCTTTAGAGAATGATGGATATAACATATGCGTATTAGGATGTGGAATAGATAGAGCTTATCCATCTGAAAATAAAATGTTGTTTTCTAAAATAGCAGAAAAAGGCGTAGTAATTTCAGAATTTTTACTTGGTACAGCACCATTAAGAGAAAATTTTCCTAAAAGGAATAGAATAATTAGTGGTCTTAGTGAGGGTGTAATAGTTATAGAAGCTTCAGAAAAAAGCGGATCTTTAATAACAGCTAGACTTGCGCAGCAGCAGGAGAAAAAAGTTATTGCTGTTCCAGGCTCTATATTATATGCTGGAGCAAGTGGTTCTAACAAACTAATTAGAGATGGTGCTAGTATATGTACTGATATAGAGGATTTAAGAGTTTTACTTAGTTTAGAACATGTTGAAATTCAACCGATGAATTTTACACCAGAGAAAAGCGAAATACTAGAGTTAATTACAGATTCACCAATTCACATAGATGATATTTTTAAAAATACGTCTGTTGATAGAGGAGCTTTATACGCATTATTATTTGAAATGCAAATAAAAAGTGAAATTATTTGTCTACCGGGAAATTACTATGTGAAAACAATTTAA
- the topA gene encoding type I DNA topoisomerase — translation MGQKLVIVESPAKAKTIGKYLGKNYIVEASMGHVRDLPKSTLGVDIENNYTPKYITIRGKGELIDKLRKAAKKAEKVYLATDPDREGEAISWHLANILKISEDETCRIVFNEVTKTAVKASIKQARKIDLDLVDAQQARRILDRLVGYEISPILWKNVKWGLSAGRVQSAALKLICDREKEINEFIPKEYWSIDCTLKKEKKKFPVRLSTYKGKKIEIGNEETSNGIIKELNQGNFVVKSIKKGKKNRNPLPPFTTSTLQQDANRKLNFMTKRTMSIAQVLYEGVEVKSYGTVGLITYMRTDSVRISEEAQERAKEFIEGTYGKEYLPSAPRVYKGKKNIQDAHEAIRPTYVEITPEIAKENLTPEQYKLYSLIWNRFVASQMASCELNTNSIDIENGDYKFKASGSVISFDGFMKIYEYSNEEDENSVILPELKENEELKVESLNGTQHFTQPQPRYTEASFVKLLEEKGIGRPSTYVPTISTLLGRNYVVREKKNLIPTELGEIVNNIVSEYFRQIVDVDFTADMERKLDDVEEGNENWTQIVEEFFSPLKVAIEKAEKEISKVVIEDKVSDVKCEKCGRMMVIKRGRFGEFLACPGYPECKNAKPIVEELDVPCPECGKPIVAKKSKKGKKFFGCLGYPECKFVSWYEPVKEKCPNCNSYMVAKYSKTKGNYIQCSNSECNYKEEVKKDNAKEE, via the coding sequence ATGGGTCAAAAACTTGTAATTGTTGAGTCGCCGGCTAAAGCAAAAACAATCGGCAAATATTTGGGTAAGAATTATATTGTAGAAGCATCAATGGGACACGTAAGAGATTTACCTAAGAGTACATTAGGTGTTGATATAGAAAATAACTATACTCCTAAGTATATAACTATTAGAGGAAAAGGAGAATTAATAGATAAACTAAGAAAGGCTGCAAAAAAAGCAGAAAAGGTTTATCTCGCAACCGACCCTGATAGAGAAGGTGAAGCGATTTCGTGGCATTTAGCCAATATATTAAAAATTTCAGAGGATGAAACATGCAGAATTGTATTTAATGAGGTTACAAAGACAGCTGTAAAAGCATCTATAAAGCAAGCTAGAAAAATAGACTTGGATTTAGTTGATGCCCAACAAGCAAGAAGAATATTAGATAGACTTGTTGGTTATGAAATAAGTCCGATTTTATGGAAAAATGTAAAGTGGGGACTTAGTGCAGGAAGAGTCCAATCAGCTGCTTTAAAATTGATTTGTGATAGAGAAAAGGAAATAAATGAATTTATACCAAAGGAATATTGGTCAATAGACTGTACACTTAAAAAAGAAAAAAAGAAATTTCCAGTCAGGTTATCAACATATAAAGGAAAGAAGATTGAGATCGGAAACGAAGAAACATCAAATGGAATCATAAAAGAGCTTAATCAGGGAAACTTTGTAGTAAAAAGTATAAAAAAAGGTAAGAAAAATAGAAATCCTCTTCCACCTTTTACTACAAGTACTCTGCAACAGGATGCAAATAGAAAATTAAATTTTATGACAAAGAGAACTATGTCAATTGCACAAGTACTTTATGAAGGTGTTGAAGTCAAAAGTTATGGTACAGTCGGATTGATAACATACATGAGAACTGATTCTGTAAGAATTTCAGAAGAGGCTCAAGAAAGAGCAAAAGAATTTATAGAAGGTACTTATGGAAAAGAATATCTCCCAAGTGCTCCTAGAGTATATAAAGGTAAGAAAAATATCCAAGATGCTCATGAAGCAATAAGACCTACTTATGTAGAGATTACACCTGAAATTGCTAAAGAAAATTTAACTCCAGAGCAATATAAATTGTATTCTCTAATATGGAATAGATTTGTTGCAAGCCAAATGGCGTCATGTGAATTAAATACAAACTCAATAGATATAGAAAATGGAGACTATAAATTTAAGGCATCTGGTTCAGTAATCTCTTTTGATGGTTTTATGAAAATATATGAATATTCAAATGAAGAAGATGAGAATTCTGTAATATTACCAGAGCTTAAGGAAAATGAAGAGCTAAAAGTGGAATCGCTAAATGGAACACAACATTTTACACAACCACAGCCAAGGTATACTGAAGCATCTTTTGTTAAATTATTAGAAGAAAAAGGTATAGGCAGACCTAGTACGTATGTTCCGACAATTTCAACGCTTCTAGGAAGGAATTATGTTGTTCGTGAAAAGAAGAATCTAATTCCAACTGAACTTGGTGAAATAGTAAATAATATTGTAAGCGAATATTTTAGACAAATAGTTGATGTTGATTTTACGGCAGATATGGAGAGAAAGCTTGATGATGTAGAAGAAGGAAATGAGAATTGGACTCAAATAGTAGAAGAATTCTTTAGTCCGCTAAAAGTTGCTATTGAAAAGGCTGAAAAAGAAATATCAAAAGTAGTAATTGAAGATAAGGTCAGCGATGTAAAATGTGAAAAATGTGGCCGAATGATGGTTATTAAAAGAGGAAGGTTTGGAGAATTTTTGGCATGTCCTGGATATCCAGAGTGTAAGAATGCTAAACCTATTGTTGAGGAGTTGGATGTTCCATGTCCTGAATGTGGAAAACCAATTGTAGCTAAAAAGAGCAAAAAGGGAAAGAAATTTTTTGGATGTTTAGGTTACCCTGAATGTAAATTTGTAAGTTGGTATGAACCAGTAAAAGAAAAATGTCCTAATTGTAATTCTTATATGGTAGCAAAATATTCGAAAACAAAAGGAAATTATATACAATGCTCAAATAGTGAGTGTAATTATAAAGAAGAAGTAAAAAAAGATAACGCAAAAGAAGAATAG
- the codY gene encoding GTP-sensing pleiotropic transcriptional regulator CodY yields MSSLLTKTRMLNKILQKSGTEPVAFQDICTLLSEVLECNVYIISKKGKVLGYTFGKDFECEAMKKKVIEDKKFPEDYNKTLLEVNETLSNLPNEGRCVFQEIGKCKKVDKLSTIVPIIGSRERLGTLILARFGNPFTDEDLVIVEYSATIVGMEMLRAMQDEITEDTRKKAVVQLAIGTLSYSELEAVEHIFDELNGNEGLLVASKIADKVGITRSVIVNALRKFESAGVIESRSLGMKGTYIRILNEKLIDELKKIK; encoded by the coding sequence ATGTCATCATTATTAACTAAAACTAGAATGTTAAATAAGATTCTGCAGAAATCTGGTACAGAACCTGTAGCATTTCAAGATATATGTACATTATTAAGTGAAGTTCTTGAATGTAATGTATACATAATAAGCAAAAAAGGGAAAGTACTTGGATATACTTTTGGTAAAGATTTTGAATGTGAAGCCATGAAGAAAAAGGTAATAGAGGATAAAAAATTTCCAGAAGATTATAATAAGACATTGTTGGAAGTTAATGAAACATTATCTAATCTCCCTAACGAAGGTAGATGTGTATTTCAAGAGATTGGTAAATGCAAGAAGGTAGATAAGCTATCAACAATAGTTCCTATTATAGGAAGTAGAGAAAGACTAGGAACATTAATTTTAGCTAGATTTGGCAATCCGTTTACTGATGAGGATTTAGTTATAGTAGAATATAGTGCAACAATTGTAGGAATGGAAATGCTTAGAGCTATGCAAGATGAAATAACAGAAGATACTAGAAAAAAGGCAGTAGTACAATTAGCAATAGGAACCCTTTCATACTCAGAATTGGAAGCAGTTGAACATATTTTTGATGAGTTAAATGGAAATGAAGGACTTTTAGTAGCTTCAAAGATAGCTGATAAAGTTGGTATAACTAGAAGTGTTATAGTAAATGCACTCAGAAAATTTGAAAGCGCAGGAGTGATTGAATCAAGATCACTTGGAATGAAAGGTACTTATATTAGAATATTAAATGAAAAGCTAATAGATGAATTAAAAAAGATTAAGTAA
- the rpsB gene encoding 30S ribosomal protein S2, translated as MSVISMKQLLEAGVHFGHQTRRWNPKMAPYIFTERNGIYIIDLQKTVKKAEEAYNFVKQVAEEGKDILFVGTKKQAQEAIQEEAIRSNMHFVNNRWLGGMLTNFSTIRGRIRKLEQIEKMQEDGTFDVLPKKEVIKLKGEMEKLEKNLGGIRNLDASNVGAMFIVDPRKEKNAILEAKILGIPVVAIVDTNCDPEEVDYVIPGNDDAIRAVKLITAKMADAIMEGRQGEQLAE; from the coding sequence ATGTCAGTAATATCAATGAAACAATTATTAGAAGCAGGTGTACACTTCGGTCACCAAACAAGAAGATGGAATCCTAAAATGGCTCCATATATCTTCACAGAAAGAAACGGGATCTATATAATAGACCTTCAAAAAACAGTTAAGAAAGCTGAAGAAGCTTATAACTTCGTTAAGCAAGTAGCTGAAGAAGGAAAAGATATACTTTTCGTTGGAACTAAGAAACAAGCTCAAGAAGCAATACAAGAAGAAGCTATCAGAAGTAACATGCATTTCGTAAATAACAGATGGTTAGGTGGAATGTTAACAAACTTCTCAACTATCAGAGGTAGAATAAGAAAATTAGAACAAATTGAAAAAATGCAAGAAGATGGAACTTTTGACGTTCTTCCTAAGAAAGAAGTTATAAAGCTTAAAGGCGAAATGGAAAAACTTGAAAAGAATCTTGGCGGTATCAGAAACTTAGATGCATCAAACGTTGGAGCAATGTTTATAGTTGATCCAAGAAAAGAAAAGAATGCTATCTTAGAAGCTAAGATTTTAGGAATACCAGTTGTTGCTATTGTAGATACTAACTGTGATCCAGAAGAAGTTGACTACGTAATCCCAGGTAATGACGATGCTATTAGAGCTGTTAAATTAATAACTGCTAAAATGGCTGATGCTATTATGGAAGGAAGACAAGGCGAACAATTAGCTGAGTAG